One window from the genome of Bradyrhizobium xenonodulans encodes:
- a CDS encoding dipeptidase has translation MDDASRPDRLEQIHQQTVFVDVHAHPSGFCWPGVPRIGSDELDRYRRSLMDLVVCSLIGDATYSCVKRDESGRYTPGSGANFRGRYRPKPGEAFAFDLDRLSAILKTIEDGDAALADSPAAVRAAKREGKLALMPALEGADSLEGLIDNLHELHRRGLRLLQLVHMRANEVGHVQTFPYSPGGLTPFGREVVRECNELGIVIDLAHANTETIMDTLALSSHPVICSHTGVQSLYNGQEQTGFDRFLTDEEIRAIAAKGGVIGMILVREWMPHLSDLMRHCNHIRRLVGIDHLGIGSDLVRGVGSASYYEYMAEFGVDANFRAIADGLLAEGYSVEEVGKVMGGNFFRVWEQVAGAH, from the coding sequence ATGGATGACGCAAGTCGCCCGGATCGACTCGAGCAGATCCATCAGCAGACAGTATTCGTCGACGTGCACGCCCACCCGAGCGGCTTTTGCTGGCCCGGCGTGCCGCGCATCGGGTCTGACGAGCTCGATCGATATCGCCGCAGCCTCATGGACCTTGTCGTCTGTAGCCTCATCGGCGACGCGACGTATAGCTGCGTCAAGCGCGACGAATCCGGCCGATATACCCCAGGATCCGGGGCGAACTTTCGCGGCCGGTACCGCCCCAAGCCGGGGGAGGCTTTCGCGTTCGACCTCGATCGCTTGTCGGCGATCCTGAAGACCATCGAGGACGGCGACGCTGCGCTGGCGGACAGCCCGGCGGCTGTGCGAGCGGCCAAGCGCGAAGGAAAGCTCGCGCTGATGCCGGCTCTCGAGGGGGCGGACAGTCTGGAAGGGCTCATCGACAACCTTCACGAACTCCACCGGCGCGGCTTGCGGCTCCTCCAGTTGGTCCACATGCGTGCGAACGAAGTTGGGCACGTCCAGACATTTCCTTACTCCCCTGGGGGCCTGACTCCTTTTGGGCGTGAGGTCGTGCGCGAGTGCAATGAGCTTGGGATCGTCATCGACCTGGCGCATGCCAACACCGAGACCATCATGGACACCCTCGCGCTCTCTTCGCACCCCGTGATCTGCAGCCACACTGGCGTTCAAAGCCTCTACAATGGGCAAGAACAGACTGGCTTCGATCGCTTCCTCACGGACGAAGAGATCCGGGCCATCGCGGCGAAGGGCGGCGTCATCGGCATGATCCTCGTCCGCGAATGGATGCCTCACTTGAGCGACCTCATGCGCCACTGCAACCACATCAGGCGCCTCGTCGGCATCGATCACCTCGGCATCGGCAGCGACCTTGTCCGCGGCGTGGGGAGTGCGTCATATTACGAATACATGGCCGAATTCGGTGTAGACGCGAACTTCCGCGCCATCGCTGATGGTTTGTTGGCTGAGGGCTACTCGGTTGAGGAAGTCGGAAAGGTGATGGGCGGCAACTTCTTCCGCGTCTGGGAGCAGGTGGCGGGGGCACACTAA
- a CDS encoding ABC transporter substrate-binding protein produces MGNKRSLSQGQSKSINSALNEKSKLNRRDILRAAAASMAVPVIARSTTAFAKDKLAGSGQVVAFSYGGLFTQGIRKYVYDPFTEATGIKVIDVIGDVSDPQVKAMNQAGRVDWDAAFLQAAVFPPMDDADMFVPIDYSLWDSESMEGTPKSVRLKTAVPVFASAQLLVSDKRAFGDHGPKNWADFWNVKAFPGPRGLTGLAATARVDMVIALLADGVARSDVWPLTDDKIDRALKKLDEIKPHVAKWWTAGSEPNQLLINREVVMTSCFDGRTISSIRQGAPVQMAWDGAYVSYTYGVVLKGGPNTENAQKLIAFLNRAAIAAGFTQGTGYPGPNTNQLKHLPSDLVPLLSINPENASKVVHEDSAWLAAKRPDGKSNLEHIGDRWLAWRVQ; encoded by the coding sequence ATGGGCAACAAACGCTCACTGTCGCAAGGGCAGTCGAAGAGCATAAATTCGGCTCTCAATGAGAAATCTAAATTGAATCGCCGGGACATTTTGCGGGCCGCAGCCGCGTCTATGGCCGTTCCAGTGATCGCACGGTCCACGACCGCCTTTGCCAAAGATAAGCTCGCCGGTTCCGGCCAAGTCGTCGCATTCTCATATGGCGGTCTGTTTACTCAGGGAATTCGTAAATACGTCTACGACCCGTTTACGGAAGCTACCGGAATCAAAGTGATCGACGTGATTGGCGATGTCTCCGACCCGCAGGTCAAGGCGATGAACCAGGCGGGGCGGGTCGATTGGGATGCGGCTTTCTTGCAAGCGGCCGTGTTTCCGCCCATGGACGACGCTGACATGTTCGTACCCATTGACTACAGCTTATGGGACTCTGAATCCATGGAGGGGACACCCAAATCGGTCCGTCTCAAGACTGCGGTTCCGGTGTTCGCCTCGGCGCAATTGCTCGTTTCCGACAAGCGGGCGTTTGGGGATCACGGGCCGAAAAACTGGGCCGACTTCTGGAATGTCAAAGCCTTCCCTGGTCCGCGTGGTCTCACGGGCCTGGCAGCAACCGCAAGAGTCGACATGGTGATTGCCTTGCTGGCCGATGGGGTGGCGAGATCAGACGTCTGGCCGCTGACCGATGACAAGATCGATAGGGCGCTAAAGAAGCTCGACGAAATCAAACCGCACGTCGCGAAGTGGTGGACAGCGGGCAGCGAGCCAAATCAGTTGCTGATCAACCGGGAAGTCGTGATGACAAGTTGCTTCGACGGTCGAACGATCAGCTCAATTCGTCAAGGGGCGCCCGTTCAGATGGCTTGGGATGGCGCATACGTGAGTTACACGTACGGGGTTGTGTTGAAGGGTGGCCCGAACACAGAAAACGCGCAGAAGCTGATTGCTTTCCTGAACAGAGCGGCGATTGCGGCGGGTTTTACGCAGGGAACCGGGTACCCTGGACCAAACACAAATCAGCTAAAGCATTTGCCTTCTGATCTCGTTCCGCTGCTCAGCATCAATCCGGAGAATGCCTCGAAGGTGGTGCACGAAGATTCGGCGTGGCTTGCCGCCAAGCGCCCTGATGGCAAGTCGAATCTCGAGCACATCGGAGATCGCTGGCTCGCATGGCGGGTACAGTGA
- a CDS encoding ABC transporter substrate-binding protein: protein MGQCPTRIISRRRAVGLITVGLAAPFVSRWASAQSAWPEQTAVPDLLKGSGEVRIATWGGALQDAEQKAYFEPFEKLTGIKVRALPGADQAKVKAMVETGNVEWDIVQLSNGSIMNLMKSGDYFERIDYSLVDDGVGKEYRSEYGLEMLVWASVMAYRTDAFNGAAPASWADFWDISKFPGGRALYGIGSEHPELEFALMAAGVPADKLYPLDVDKALASYEKIRKSVTKWWTTGAQPPQMLTDREVVMTTVWNGRMAALQEQGVPAAICWNQGVARRDGWGVPKGAKNKVNAMKFIAYSTMAIPQARFALSIPYGPVNEGAFKYIPPERTAMLPSAPEIKKKLVPYDYDWWIANQDMAVAKFNKWLLG from the coding sequence ATGGGTCAATGTCCGACGCGGATTATTAGTCGCCGCCGTGCTGTCGGTCTAATCACGGTCGGGCTCGCTGCCCCTTTCGTCAGCCGTTGGGCAAGCGCACAATCGGCTTGGCCAGAGCAGACCGCCGTCCCCGACCTCCTGAAAGGTTCGGGCGAGGTCCGCATCGCCACTTGGGGTGGTGCATTGCAGGACGCCGAGCAGAAGGCATATTTCGAGCCGTTCGAGAAGCTGACCGGCATAAAGGTGCGCGCCCTCCCGGGCGCCGACCAGGCGAAGGTCAAGGCTATGGTCGAAACCGGTAACGTCGAGTGGGACATCGTACAACTCAGCAACGGCTCCATCATGAACCTGATGAAGTCCGGTGATTATTTTGAGAGGATCGACTACTCACTCGTCGACGATGGGGTCGGCAAGGAATACCGGTCCGAGTATGGGCTGGAAATGTTGGTTTGGGCCAGCGTGATGGCCTACCGCACCGATGCATTCAACGGCGCCGCGCCTGCAAGCTGGGCCGATTTCTGGGACATCAGCAAGTTTCCCGGTGGCCGCGCCTTGTATGGCATCGGCTCTGAGCATCCGGAATTGGAGTTCGCCCTAATGGCGGCCGGCGTACCCGCCGACAAGCTATATCCGCTCGACGTCGACAAGGCACTGGCGAGCTACGAAAAGATCAGGAAGAGCGTGACGAAGTGGTGGACCACCGGTGCTCAGCCGCCACAGATGTTGACCGATCGCGAGGTCGTCATGACCACGGTCTGGAACGGCCGGATGGCGGCATTGCAGGAGCAAGGTGTGCCGGCGGCGATTTGCTGGAATCAGGGGGTGGCTAGGCGCGACGGCTGGGGCGTCCCTAAGGGAGCCAAGAACAAGGTCAATGCCATGAAGTTCATCGCCTATTCGACTATGGCAATTCCGCAAGCGCGTTTCGCGCTCTCTATACCATATGGCCCGGTTAATGAAGGCGCCTTCAAGTATATCCCGCCAGAGCGAACGGCGATGCTGCCAAGCGCGCCCGAGATCAAGAAAAAACTCGTGCCCTACGATTACGACTGGTGGATTGCCAATCAAGATATGGCTGTCGCCAAGTTCAACAAATGGCTATTGGGCTAA
- a CDS encoding RidA family protein: MSKQIPCSPARWAGDLLNVAGQLGTAPGGLVKVDGDRAAQVAAQTRQVLKNLLEIVEANGLTAADIVKATVYLVKWSDYEAMHAEYTRVFPSSSDDNPPARMTMAVHELWNGALVEIDCWAYRKKA, translated from the coding sequence ATGAGTAAGCAGATTCCTTGCAGCCCAGCCCGTTGGGCTGGCGATTTGTTGAATGTGGCGGGCCAATTAGGTACCGCACCGGGAGGGCTCGTCAAAGTCGACGGTGACCGGGCGGCGCAAGTTGCCGCACAGACCCGGCAGGTGCTCAAGAATCTCCTGGAAATCGTTGAGGCCAACGGGCTCACCGCCGCAGACATTGTCAAGGCGACCGTCTATCTGGTGAAGTGGAGCGACTACGAGGCAATGCACGCGGAATACACAAGAGTGTTCCCCTCCTCATCCGACGATAATCCGCCGGCTCGGATGACAATGGCCGTGCATGAGTTGTGGAATGGTGCTCTCGTCGAGATCGATTGCTGGGCTTACCGGAAGAAGGCGTGA